Proteins from one Streptomyces sp. NBC_00390 genomic window:
- a CDS encoding phage tail tape measure protein has product MAAQQAATRASGLAQRASVGLADAEIRARNAVAARDEAQRTAARNAQASARQVARAEAQVAAAANARAATLAQGGLLLGAVLGVGVANAIQLERAMANVMTISQQITSENVEQFTDQIVRLSTELPQTAEQLAEGLYQIVSTGFDGAQAMGILQVAAKGASAGLTTTETSARALLGVLKAYGMPASAAADVMDTMFQTVNLGVISFEELAQQLGDVVPMAAAAGVEFDDLSSALAAITLAGIPTAEAATALNMMMTRMVKPTREMRDAIKELGYESVASAIRQEGLYVVVNKLRGVTKGSADAIANMFKDIRATRAMLALSAADGDNYASTYKGISIEVQRAGAAQKAYAIQMDTTAGQWALFRNQVTALGIDMGRALLPVLQTIGQYLNVLAGAINDLPGPVKSFAGGLIALAAAGLLARAAFTKLGVQLATFRTQLAAARTGGAILPAVLSGAGLAVAGLAAVLTIGVAAYAAYSASKQKAKAATEELITALRAEREEGEQGAGLRKLTEQLTDSGDVQTLKDAGVSIEQAIDALTSGGRKYQDLLDELKAGKAASWEVSGRVYTYDISFDRAREVLEKQRKVWGDAVKKESELAANMEIVNSKIKSNRLEMAGLWDLTIQLPTDKNGAPKFTEEMEAMGKALADIVDPAKAWKAAQDQVAEANRKAGRSADAAKASLADYLEQLRKQLSAQRDWQKNLGQLAAAGRLDLVDHFATLGVDASPMLDELVKQLGKGSTKVADELESIIQEGAARSTPAFRAGLEHLPSIAERYGKQIAQAWADASATNNPGKLAAVMQQMALADMGRAAKQLPQEARSTMQQGMKLVADVAARGGKDAAEALKNSLLKGDLDAVRTQLQYTFGADLPIEAPDLSNVVSAFRQAGGEANKEWSGALSLIQLAAATKGTAAAQALTSALLSGDMAAVKSTLDAIGLSVQNIPGQKSISVSVNAPSQVNVPIFFTPKNSAYGPYAGGYRYGSSKQADGSVLSFYADGGIRREEHVAQIAPAGSWRIWGEPETHGEAYVPLAESKRPRSKAIVQEVVRRFGGEVAWYASGGLTGFQYEAPELFSLSGIASDSKDKKGRFSLAAFAKNLNRSSKIARQWRKDLESVARRAGQDVADALADMGEDGVTLTRNMATGSSTYVKQMAADLRKLAEASKATLGSYTSQLKQAVKDQTAFEQNLARLAAHGYGDLAKTLANQGDADAEALAYQAVRDKKTAKAANDQARAAGRTVPDADLPDLVAIISAVKNHKTGIHKVAETTGLSEDRVIEIANLALDRIRKALGTKAATFLSDLTKANRGLAYESGGILTPGLYATSNGIVRFSEPSTGGEAFIPLGIGKRGSATTVLADVARRFGYRLAPAAGPGSPRLVEARPAGSVQIVVVREQPKALIENMPVTVNARSDRDSADEFGAEIMRRLRNAQRGGRI; this is encoded by the coding sequence ATGGCCGCGCAGCAAGCCGCGACCAGGGCGAGCGGACTTGCACAGCGGGCGTCCGTCGGCCTGGCCGATGCGGAAATACGGGCCCGGAACGCTGTAGCAGCGCGCGATGAGGCGCAGCGCACCGCAGCACGTAACGCTCAAGCCTCGGCGCGGCAGGTGGCACGGGCCGAAGCGCAGGTAGCCGCAGCGGCCAACGCCCGTGCAGCGACTCTCGCTCAGGGCGGGCTTCTTCTCGGGGCCGTGCTCGGTGTCGGTGTGGCGAACGCCATCCAGCTGGAGCGGGCGATGGCCAACGTCATGACGATTTCCCAGCAGATCACCAGCGAGAACGTCGAGCAGTTCACCGATCAGATCGTCCGGCTGTCTACGGAACTCCCGCAGACAGCCGAGCAGCTGGCCGAAGGCCTCTATCAGATCGTCTCCACCGGCTTCGACGGGGCGCAGGCCATGGGCATCCTTCAGGTAGCGGCCAAGGGAGCCTCAGCCGGCCTGACTACGACGGAGACCTCGGCACGCGCTCTGCTGGGAGTGCTGAAGGCGTACGGCATGCCCGCGTCAGCGGCCGCCGACGTCATGGACACGATGTTCCAGACCGTCAACCTCGGCGTCATCTCCTTCGAGGAGCTGGCCCAGCAGCTTGGTGACGTCGTCCCCATGGCGGCCGCGGCAGGCGTCGAGTTCGACGACCTCAGCTCCGCGCTGGCGGCAATCACACTCGCCGGCATCCCGACCGCCGAGGCCGCCACGGCGCTGAACATGATGATGACCCGGATGGTCAAGCCGACCCGGGAGATGCGCGACGCCATCAAGGAACTGGGCTACGAGTCCGTCGCATCCGCCATCCGACAGGAGGGCCTGTACGTCGTCGTCAACAAGCTGCGCGGCGTGACCAAGGGCAGCGCCGACGCCATCGCCAACATGTTCAAGGACATCCGCGCCACCCGCGCGATGCTCGCTCTCTCGGCTGCCGACGGTGACAACTACGCGTCGACGTACAAGGGAATTTCGATCGAGGTGCAGCGGGCGGGCGCCGCGCAGAAGGCGTACGCGATCCAGATGGACACCACTGCCGGTCAGTGGGCGCTCTTCCGCAACCAAGTCACCGCGCTCGGCATCGACATGGGCCGCGCCCTGCTGCCCGTCCTGCAGACCATCGGTCAGTACCTGAACGTCCTGGCCGGCGCGATAAATGACCTGCCGGGTCCGGTGAAGTCGTTCGCCGGGGGTCTGATCGCGCTGGCTGCTGCTGGACTGCTGGCCCGTGCGGCGTTCACCAAGCTCGGCGTACAGCTCGCCACGTTTCGCACCCAGCTCGCCGCTGCTCGCACCGGCGGCGCCATCCTGCCCGCGGTGTTGTCCGGTGCCGGACTTGCCGTCGCCGGCCTGGCCGCCGTCCTCACGATCGGAGTCGCCGCCTACGCCGCCTACTCGGCATCCAAGCAGAAGGCCAAGGCTGCAACAGAGGAGCTGATCACGGCGCTGCGCGCCGAACGTGAGGAGGGTGAGCAGGGAGCCGGTCTTCGCAAGTTGACCGAGCAGCTGACTGACAGCGGTGACGTGCAGACGCTGAAGGACGCCGGTGTCAGCATCGAGCAGGCCATCGACGCTCTGACCAGTGGGGGGAGGAAGTACCAGGACCTTCTGGACGAGCTGAAGGCCGGAAAGGCGGCTTCCTGGGAGGTGTCCGGCCGGGTCTACACCTACGACATCTCCTTTGACCGTGCCCGCGAGGTGCTGGAGAAGCAGCGCAAGGTGTGGGGCGACGCGGTGAAGAAGGAGTCCGAGCTCGCCGCGAACATGGAGATCGTCAACTCCAAGATCAAGAGCAACCGGCTGGAGATGGCCGGACTGTGGGATCTGACGATTCAACTCCCCACGGACAAGAACGGTGCGCCGAAGTTCACCGAGGAGATGGAAGCCATGGGCAAGGCCCTGGCCGACATCGTGGACCCGGCGAAGGCGTGGAAGGCTGCGCAGGACCAGGTCGCCGAGGCCAACCGTAAGGCTGGCCGCTCCGCTGACGCGGCCAAGGCCAGTCTCGCGGACTATCTCGAGCAACTGCGCAAGCAGCTATCAGCCCAGCGAGACTGGCAGAAGAACCTCGGTCAGCTTGCCGCCGCTGGCCGCCTCGACCTCGTCGACCACTTCGCCACGCTCGGTGTCGACGCTTCCCCGATGCTCGATGAGCTGGTCAAGCAACTCGGCAAGGGCAGCACCAAGGTTGCCGATGAGCTGGAGAGCATCATCCAGGAGGGTGCGGCCCGCTCCACCCCTGCTTTCCGCGCCGGTCTGGAGCACCTGCCCTCCATCGCCGAGAGGTACGGCAAGCAGATCGCGCAGGCATGGGCGGACGCGTCGGCGACGAACAACCCCGGCAAGCTGGCCGCGGTCATGCAGCAGATGGCACTCGCCGACATGGGCCGGGCGGCCAAGCAGCTGCCGCAGGAAGCCCGGTCGACCATGCAGCAGGGCATGAAGCTCGTTGCCGACGTCGCTGCACGCGGAGGAAAGGATGCCGCCGAAGCACTGAAGAACAGCCTGCTCAAGGGCGACCTCGATGCCGTCCGGACACAGTTGCAGTACACATTCGGCGCGGACCTGCCTATCGAGGCGCCGGACCTGTCCAACGTCGTCTCCGCGTTCCGGCAGGCAGGCGGCGAGGCAAACAAGGAATGGTCCGGGGCGTTGTCCCTGATCCAGCTCGCTGCGGCAACCAAGGGAACCGCTGCCGCCCAGGCACTCACGTCCGCACTGCTGTCCGGCGACATGGCCGCCGTGAAGTCCACGCTCGACGCGATCGGTCTGTCAGTGCAGAACATCCCGGGACAGAAGTCCATCAGCGTCAGCGTGAACGCGCCCTCGCAGGTCAACGTCCCGATCTTCTTCACGCCCAAGAACTCGGCGTACGGCCCGTACGCAGGCGGATATCGGTACGGGTCGAGCAAGCAAGCAGACGGCAGCGTGCTGAGCTTCTATGCGGACGGCGGTATCCGCCGAGAGGAGCATGTCGCCCAGATCGCGCCGGCGGGCAGTTGGCGCATCTGGGGTGAGCCTGAGACTCACGGGGAAGCGTACGTACCTCTCGCAGAATCCAAGCGCCCGCGCTCCAAAGCGATCGTCCAGGAGGTTGTCAGGCGCTTTGGAGGTGAAGTCGCCTGGTACGCAAGCGGTGGCCTCACCGGCTTCCAATACGAGGCGCCGGAGCTGTTTTCACTCTCCGGCATCGCCAGCGACTCCAAGGACAAGAAGGGCAGGTTCTCCCTCGCTGCGTTCGCGAAGAACCTCAACCGGTCGTCGAAGATCGCCAGGCAGTGGCGCAAGGACCTGGAAAGCGTGGCCCGCCGGGCAGGTCAGGACGTGGCGGACGCGCTAGCCGACATGGGTGAGGACGGTGTAACCCTGACCCGCAACATGGCGACGGGCAGCTCGACGTACGTCAAGCAAATGGCCGCCGACCTCCGCAAGCTTGCCGAGGCATCGAAAGCCACTCTCGGTTCGTACACCAGTCAGCTCAAGCAGGCTGTGAAGGATCAGACCGCCTTCGAGCAGAATCTGGCTCGGCTCGCTGCCCACGGGTACGGCGACCTCGCGAAGACGCTCGCCAATCAGGGAGACGCCGACGCCGAGGCTCTGGCGTACCAGGCGGTCCGAGACAAGAAGACGGCGAAGGCCGCCAACGATCAGGCTCGCGCCGCAGGTCGCACCGTTCCGGACGCCGACCTGCCCGACCTCGTGGCAATCATCTCGGCCGTCAAGAACCACAAGACAGGCATCCACAAGGTCGCCGAAACCACTGGACTCAGCGAGGACCGGGTCATCGAGATCGCGAACCTCGCCCTGGACCGCATCCGGAAGGCACTCGGTACCAAGGCCGCGACGTTCCTCTCCGACCTCACCAAGGCCAATCGCGGCCTGGCGTACGAGTCTGGCGGCATCCTCACCCCCGGCCTCTACGCCACGAGCAACGGCATCGTGCGCTTCAGCGAGCCATCAACAGGCGGCGAAGCGTTCATCCCCCTCGGAATCGGCAAGCGCGGATCAGCCACCACCGTCCTCGCCGACGTCGCCCGCCGATTCGGCTACCGGCTCGCCCCCGCCGCAGGCCCTGGCTCTCCGCGCCTGGTGGAGGCCCGACCTGCTGGGAGCGTGCAGATCGTCGTCGTCCGCGAGCAGCCGAAGGCCCTCATCGAGAACATGCCGGTCACCGTGAACGCCCGCAGCGACAGGGACAGCGCAGACGAGTTCGGCGCGGAGATCATGCGTCGGCTGCGCAATGCGCAGCGAGGAGGTCGGATCTGA
- a CDS encoding phage distal tail protein produces the protein MATLSQNWQIDFAGLLLGPQTPYMISDVTGLGAPELRTQDVDSPVDDGAYPGVDYYGRRVVRIEAAIRTPGDPAAAADALARLHEVAAATSVRKAAGALAVLRLKWPGREVRRLYGRVRRADAISTARTIFGWVPLELEFAATDPRFHDDVQQTLIMPLDISQNVPGFTAPLTAPITTGVANPATRPGWVTNSGDLPAYPTIRITGPVTDPRLWIVETGRSLELSMTLGEGEFVDIDTRPGTRWVLRNGSGNAHSSLSTSSRLDLFQIPPGRSELRWTATDYTNTCRLAVSWRDAYTAL, from the coding sequence ATGGCGACCCTCAGCCAGAACTGGCAGATCGACTTCGCTGGCCTCCTCCTCGGCCCGCAGACCCCCTACATGATCTCGGACGTCACCGGCCTGGGAGCACCCGAACTGCGCACCCAGGACGTGGACAGTCCGGTGGACGACGGCGCATATCCAGGCGTGGACTACTACGGCCGGCGCGTCGTGCGCATTGAAGCGGCCATCCGGACGCCCGGCGACCCGGCCGCTGCGGCAGACGCGCTGGCACGGCTGCACGAAGTGGCGGCAGCCACGTCGGTACGCAAGGCAGCTGGAGCCCTCGCGGTGCTGCGCCTGAAGTGGCCCGGCCGCGAAGTGCGCCGACTCTACGGGCGAGTCCGCAGAGCCGACGCCATCTCAACCGCGCGCACGATCTTCGGCTGGGTCCCGCTGGAGCTGGAGTTCGCCGCGACCGACCCGCGGTTCCACGACGACGTGCAGCAGACCCTGATCATGCCGCTGGACATCTCACAGAACGTCCCTGGCTTCACGGCACCGCTCACCGCCCCGATCACCACGGGCGTCGCCAACCCCGCCACCCGGCCGGGCTGGGTGACGAACAGTGGCGACCTGCCCGCCTACCCGACCATTCGCATCACTGGCCCGGTCACCGACCCGCGCCTGTGGATCGTGGAGACGGGGCGCTCGCTGGAGCTGTCCATGACGCTCGGTGAGGGCGAGTTCGTCGACATCGACACCCGGCCAGGCACGCGCTGGGTCCTGCGCAATGGCAGCGGCAACGCCCACTCGTCCCTGTCGACCAGCTCGCGACTCGATCTGTTCCAGATCCCGCCCGGCCGCTCCGAGTTGCGATGGACAGCCACCGATTACACGAACACCTGCCGCCTCGCCGTCTCGTGGCGCGACGCCTACACCGCCTTGTGA
- a CDS encoding LamG-like jellyroll fold domain-containing protein — MWSRRRGVGRFAGVTLGAVLAVGLLPSPDGQAAPQPTVQAANASSQAPDGDKVLTEAEALAEAKRTGTAVEVMGLRGESREVFATPEGELEAREYLRPVWTRGAGAWKRVDTSLAVTDRGVVAPKATTAEVAFSGGGDSAPLVSMEKAGRVMSLSWPDTLPAPELDGAVATYKSVLPDVDLRMTAQEDGFTQLLVVKTAEAANNPALAELRLQLATDGLDVRTTDEGGLEAVDQGAQGTVFEAPKPFMWDSSAGGGEVSLKAGRMAAAAASDGEPGAGESGKLAPVGAEVSADGDELVLTPDTDVLKGSGTTYPVFIDPQWYSERATAWTMASKYWAGSPQWKFNGDSDAGLGYCNWSYCAPHDTKRLFYQIPVSRYAGKSILSAEFVVRNTWSASCSDRTVELWETKPISSSTTWNSQNAAGFWVKELASKSFAYGFTGCGARDAEFDVKAAVQAAANDRDDAMTFGLRAASESDGYAWKRFSDKAFLRVTYNRPPPQIKMSQLSMQFGGVCKKPQDAVRTRSLGTISANDIVDPDGDSIAVQFQAAWDSGDGQGMVARWKPDRTISKPSGSDFTVSLPSSIPENKQVSWYVRSYDGAQSSPWSNAGAATGCYFYYDTQAPKSPSISSGEYPASNSEDPNDPWYDGMGKYGTFEIKANDSQVTKYWYGLNVDPTAKNEILTTGGAAKTIPLLPAKIGLNTLYVSSLDAAGNKSAPTGYRFRVKAGQPERAGWALDEAAGATEATGTVPAQTAELFGGPTPGTEGAIGTAIAFDGVDDYARTDIPTVATDTGFSVSAWAKLSKMPDGAAIIAAQPGNHSPGFELYYSKTYDRWVFNQYAADTAGSSIVRAMAPQPGGVQANVWTHLMGTYSSSTGALKLYVDGTLVGTTTHTTPWDARRGLQIGAGSYSGTPGSFFPGAVDEVRIFDKPVSDADVAKLHAKQPIGAGRPARAVFPMDEAANATQITGRADVHAAVLKGGAKPGEPGVTKAALTLDGVDDYATTGSPQVNNQRGFSVAAWAKLSATKPNHGAVIATQAGVHKSGFELYYSSAYDRWVFNQYSADTPEATPIRAMQPDGTTARAGEWVHLAGVHDTVANRLTLYVNGVEAGTATVPQTWYASGAVQIGAGSFDGAPSSFFPGQIDDVKLFDRPVSAGEVQQLFKQRPLVKARWKFEEITDTVPSTTPDDSGTGNALTLNGGAKKSDMAWIDFGAMELDGVDAYASTGTVPVDTSGSFTVTAWAQAAAIPDGAVALASAEGSAQSAFAVRFVPDATNPEGSPGRWQLSVADTNASSAAITRTDNGEFYSAKEWNHLALVYDGFTKEARLYVNGSLSEISCPDADGDGQADDPACSDLVPWAENALIFKASSLQVGRSGSGSRVGEYFSGLVDDVWAFQGALTEDQVKKLAASWFDVPTQVPGD, encoded by the coding sequence ATGTGGAGTCGAAGACGTGGCGTGGGCAGGTTCGCGGGCGTGACGCTTGGCGCGGTCCTCGCAGTGGGCCTTCTGCCTTCCCCGGACGGCCAGGCTGCTCCCCAGCCGACGGTTCAGGCAGCCAATGCCTCCAGTCAGGCACCCGATGGGGACAAGGTGCTGACCGAGGCCGAGGCCCTGGCCGAGGCCAAGCGGACGGGTACAGCGGTTGAGGTCATGGGCCTGCGCGGTGAGAGCCGCGAGGTGTTCGCGACACCCGAAGGTGAGCTGGAGGCCCGCGAGTACCTCCGCCCGGTCTGGACGCGGGGCGCCGGCGCCTGGAAGCGCGTTGACACAAGCCTTGCAGTGACTGATCGAGGGGTTGTCGCTCCCAAGGCGACCACTGCTGAGGTGGCGTTCTCCGGCGGCGGTGACTCTGCACCGCTCGTGAGTATGGAGAAGGCTGGACGGGTGATGTCCCTGTCTTGGCCGGACACGTTGCCAGCCCCCGAACTGGATGGCGCGGTGGCGACGTACAAGTCGGTGCTCCCCGATGTCGACCTGCGCATGACTGCTCAGGAAGATGGGTTCACTCAGCTGCTGGTCGTGAAGACGGCGGAGGCAGCCAACAACCCCGCACTTGCTGAGCTACGGCTGCAGCTCGCTACTGACGGGCTCGACGTACGGACCACGGACGAGGGTGGTCTCGAAGCGGTTGACCAAGGTGCTCAGGGCACGGTTTTCGAGGCGCCCAAGCCCTTCATGTGGGATTCCAGCGCCGGTGGCGGCGAAGTGTCGCTCAAGGCCGGGCGAATGGCCGCCGCAGCAGCGTCGGACGGGGAACCGGGTGCTGGGGAGTCGGGCAAGCTTGCCCCGGTGGGCGCTGAGGTGTCGGCTGACGGCGATGAGCTGGTGCTGACGCCGGACACTGACGTGTTGAAGGGGAGCGGCACAACCTACCCCGTGTTCATCGATCCGCAGTGGTACTCGGAACGGGCGACGGCCTGGACGATGGCGTCGAAGTACTGGGCAGGGTCTCCGCAGTGGAAGTTCAACGGCGACTCGGATGCCGGTCTTGGCTACTGCAACTGGTCCTATTGCGCCCCGCATGACACGAAGCGTCTCTTCTACCAGATTCCGGTCTCCAGGTACGCGGGCAAGTCGATCCTGTCGGCGGAGTTCGTCGTGCGGAACACCTGGTCCGCTTCGTGCTCGGACCGAACGGTGGAGCTGTGGGAGACCAAGCCGATCAGTTCGTCGACGACGTGGAACTCGCAGAACGCCGCGGGCTTTTGGGTGAAGGAGCTGGCGTCGAAGTCCTTTGCCTATGGCTTCACCGGCTGCGGTGCCAGGGATGCGGAGTTCGACGTGAAGGCGGCCGTGCAGGCGGCTGCGAATGATCGCGACGATGCGATGACGTTCGGTCTGCGTGCTGCCAGCGAGTCGGACGGATACGCGTGGAAGCGTTTTTCCGACAAGGCTTTCCTGCGCGTGACGTACAACCGGCCACCTCCGCAGATCAAGATGTCACAGCTGTCCATGCAGTTCGGCGGCGTCTGCAAGAAGCCGCAGGACGCCGTCCGTACCCGCTCTCTTGGGACTATCAGCGCGAACGACATCGTAGACCCTGACGGTGACAGCATCGCTGTTCAGTTCCAGGCCGCGTGGGACAGCGGAGATGGCCAGGGCATGGTCGCGCGGTGGAAGCCGGACAGGACCATATCCAAGCCGTCCGGCTCAGACTTCACCGTCAGCCTGCCCTCCTCCATTCCGGAGAACAAGCAGGTGAGTTGGTACGTCCGCAGCTATGACGGTGCTCAGTCCTCGCCGTGGTCGAACGCCGGTGCTGCGACCGGCTGCTACTTCTACTACGACACACAGGCACCGAAGTCGCCTTCGATCTCCTCGGGCGAGTACCCGGCATCGAACTCGGAGGACCCGAACGACCCGTGGTACGACGGGATGGGCAAGTATGGGACGTTCGAGATCAAGGCGAACGACAGCCAAGTGACCAAGTACTGGTACGGGCTCAACGTTGATCCGACCGCCAAGAACGAGATCCTCACGACCGGCGGCGCAGCCAAGACGATCCCGCTGCTCCCGGCCAAGATCGGCCTGAACACCCTGTACGTTTCCTCTCTCGACGCAGCCGGCAACAAGTCGGCGCCGACGGGCTACCGTTTCCGGGTCAAGGCGGGACAGCCCGAACGTGCTGGCTGGGCGCTCGACGAGGCGGCCGGTGCCACCGAAGCCACGGGCACCGTGCCGGCGCAGACGGCTGAGCTGTTCGGTGGGCCGACACCCGGTACTGAGGGAGCCATCGGCACAGCCATCGCGTTCGACGGCGTGGACGACTACGCACGAACCGACATCCCCACGGTCGCCACCGACACGGGCTTCTCCGTATCGGCTTGGGCGAAGCTGTCGAAGATGCCCGACGGCGCGGCCATCATCGCGGCCCAGCCGGGCAATCACAGTCCCGGATTCGAGCTGTACTACTCCAAGACGTACGACCGCTGGGTGTTCAACCAGTACGCCGCCGACACCGCAGGCTCGAGCATCGTCCGCGCGATGGCGCCCCAGCCCGGCGGGGTGCAAGCCAACGTGTGGACCCACCTGATGGGCACCTACAGTTCGTCCACTGGCGCCCTCAAGCTCTACGTCGACGGCACTCTGGTCGGTACCACCACCCACACCACCCCCTGGGATGCACGACGTGGTCTGCAGATCGGTGCCGGCTCCTACAGCGGCACGCCCGGATCCTTCTTTCCCGGCGCCGTTGACGAGGTAAGGATCTTCGACAAGCCCGTCTCCGACGCAGATGTGGCAAAGCTGCATGCGAAGCAGCCCATCGGCGCGGGCCGCCCGGCGCGCGCGGTGTTCCCGATGGACGAAGCCGCCAACGCCACACAGATCACGGGCCGGGCGGATGTGCACGCAGCCGTACTCAAGGGTGGTGCCAAGCCGGGCGAACCGGGTGTCACGAAGGCAGCTCTGACACTGGACGGTGTCGACGACTACGCGACCACAGGCTCGCCGCAGGTGAACAACCAGCGAGGCTTCTCGGTAGCGGCATGGGCGAAGCTCTCCGCGACCAAGCCCAACCACGGAGCAGTGATCGCCACCCAAGCGGGCGTGCACAAATCCGGCTTCGAACTGTATTACTCGAGCGCCTACGACCGGTGGGTGTTCAACCAGTACTCCGCAGACACACCCGAAGCCACCCCGATTCGCGCCATGCAGCCAGACGGCACCACTGCACGAGCGGGAGAATGGGTCCATCTCGCAGGCGTGCACGACACGGTCGCCAACCGGCTCACGCTGTATGTCAACGGCGTCGAGGCTGGAACGGCGACGGTGCCGCAGACCTGGTACGCCAGCGGGGCCGTGCAGATCGGTGCAGGCTCGTTCGACGGCGCGCCGAGCTCCTTCTTCCCCGGCCAGATCGACGACGTCAAGCTCTTCGACCGACCTGTATCCGCCGGGGAGGTTCAGCAGCTGTTCAAGCAGCGCCCGTTGGTCAAGGCACGCTGGAAGTTCGAGGAGATCACCGACACCGTTCCCTCGACCACCCCCGACGATTCGGGCACGGGCAACGCGCTCACCCTCAACGGCGGGGCGAAGAAGTCCGACATGGCATGGATCGACTTCGGTGCCATGGAGCTCGACGGAGTGGATGCCTACGCATCGACCGGTACCGTACCTGTCGATACCTCGGGAAGTTTCACGGTAACCGCATGGGCCCAAGCCGCCGCCATACCTGACGGAGCGGTGGCGCTCGCCAGCGCGGAGGGCAGCGCCCAGAGTGCGTTCGCCGTACGTTTCGTGCCAGATGCGACCAACCCGGAAGGCAGTCCGGGACGCTGGCAGCTGTCGGTCGCCGACACCAACGCCAGCTCCGCGGCCATTACCCGTACCGATAATGGCGAGTTCTACTCCGCAAAAGAGTGGAATCACCTGGCTCTGGTCTACGACGGTTTCACCAAGGAAGCCCGTCTGTACGTCAACGGCTCTTTGTCCGAGATCTCCTGCCCGGATGCCGACGGCGACGGTCAGGCCGATGATCCTGCCTGCTCGGATCTAGTGCCGTGGGCGGAGAACGCTCTCATCTTTAAGGCATCTTCCCTCCAGGTTGGTCGCTCCGGTTCGGGCAGCCGGGTAGGCGAGTACTTCTCCGGTCTGGTGGACGACGTGTGGGCTTTCCAGGGAGCCCTCACTGAGGACCAGGTCAAAAAGCTGGCAGCCAGCTGGTTCGACGTACCCACCCAGGTGCCCGGCGACTGA